One stretch of Toxoplasma gondii ME49 chromosome XI, whole genome shotgun sequence DNA includes these proteins:
- a CDS encoding uridine kinase (encoded by transcript TGME49_316700), with amino-acid sequence MYSGTGFSPSVSPFRAPPSAPLNFPCHVSRLPCSDITKIASFTLDKLLEAHGGDKAALYSVSASPFSSNCPERNTNPECFCWSQACPHRAAAAASTHPLPLHPELPFDASPFRDKSSLGAGTALHTAAAGASVPHFARCTYTPLVTCQSGAAAACAPRSAVVESLFPLPQRELCPGNKSSRQTSSLTTFSGLCDAEHPADCAGLGAAAPQRVPGNWSAPNCGAGRRNGRNFHTGNLSHDPCGEAAPLHVVGERRGACAGDASADQDSEDPLSLHFSSQTHSGARHLTLSEERGPVGTRAKSHGHSRFLVAVGGIPGSGKSTFGGRLAAEIKRLWSERRKQWEEERRCAALASPVKPVFSAESATEQEEQNCFSSPCQEVEGDGARTAEASASETGGRDTSVKPCDCAEILDGAREKAKQEKDICVAIGMDGFHLTREQLSQFPDPAEAFRRRGAAWTFDMPAFWRTLHDVKYSPDRSISLPTFDHSTKDPVPDGIIISPETKIVIVEGLYLCLSENEQEKEETVASLETPKRCWFNQDDNLFDVQLFLHTPLEEAGNRVVKRHLASGICDTETEAVERWNDNDAVNAAFILSHVDTAHLNAAITQD; translated from the exons ATGTATAGCGGTACGGGTTTCTCGCCGAGTGTCAGCCCATTCCGAGCGCCTCCTTCCGCACCTCTTAACTTCCCGTGCCATGTCTCGCGCTTGCCGTGTTCAGACATCACCAAGATTGCCAGCTTCACTTTGGACAAGCTCCTCGAAGCCCACGGCGGCGACAAAGCGGCTCTGTACTCTGTTTcggcttctcccttctcttccaaTTGTCCCGAACGAAACACGAACCCTGAATGCTTCTGCTGGTCCCAGGCATGTCCGCACCGCGCCGCTGCGGCCGCCAGCACTCATCCCCTTCCTCTGCATCCTGAGCTGCCCTTTGACGCTTCGCCTTTTCGAGACAAAAGTTCACTGGGCGCAGGAACCGCGCTGCACACGGCAGCGGCCGGCGCGTCAGTTCCTCACTTtgccaggtgtacatacaccccacTCGTGACGTGCCAAAGCGGCGCGGCAGCTGCGTGCGCTCCGCGCAGCGCCGTCGTTGAGTCACTTTTTCCGCTTCCGCAACGGGAACTATGTCCCGGTAACAAGTCGAGCCGCCAAACCTCGAGTTTGACGACCTTCTCCGGATTGTGTGATGCTGAACATCCAGCCGACTGCGCAGGTCTCGGCGCGGCAGCTCCGCAGCGAGTCCCGGGAAACTGGAGCGCTCCAAACTGTGGAGCTGGGCGCCGGAATGGAAGAAATTTCCACACTGGAAACTTGTCCCACGACCCGTGTGGCGAAGCGGCGCCTCTGCACGTTGtgggagagcgacgaggcgcGTGTGCAGGCGATGCATCCGCCGACCAGGACTCAGAGGACCCTTTGTCCTTGCATTTCTCCTCCCAGACACATTCCGGCGCGCGGCACTTGACACTCAGTGAAGAAAGAGGCCCTGTGGGAACGAGAGCGAAAAGCCACGGACACTCCCGGTTTCTCGTCGCGGTCGGCGGGATCCCCGGGAGCGGGAAATCCACTTTTGGTGGACGACTGGCGGCTGAGATCAAACGACTGTGGTCAGAACGGAGAAAGCAgtgggaagaagagcggcgatGCGCCGCACTCGCGTCACCTGTAAAGCCTGTCTTTTCCGCGGAGAGCGCGACGGAGCAGGAGGAACAGAACTGCTTCTCAAGTCCTTGCCAAGAAGTAGAGGGGGACGGCGCCCGCACAGCTGAAGCTTCCGCCTCCGAGACGGGAGGCCGCGATACATCCGTGAAACCGTGTGACTGTGCAGAAATTCTCGACGGAGCCCGTGAAAAAGCCAAGCAGGAAAAAGACATTTGCGTCGCCATTGGCATGGACGGTTTCCACCTCACAAGGGAACAGCTGTCACA GTTCCCCGACCCTGCAGAAGCTTTTCGCCGGAGAGGCGCCGCCTGGACCTTCGACATGCCTGCTTTTTG GCGAACGCTCCATGATGTGAAATACTCCCCTGATCGGAGCATCTCGCTTCCCACGTTTGACCACTCGACGAAG GACCCCGTGCCCGACGGCATAATCATCTCGCCAGAGACCAAAATCGTCATTGTCGAGGGTCTTTACTTGTGCTTGTCGGAGAAcgagcaagagaaagaagaaacagtggCGTCGTTAGAGACACCGAAGCGCTGCTGGTTCAACCAAGATGACAATCTCTTCGATGTGCAGCTCTTTCTTCACACTCCTTT agaggaagcgggcAATCGCGTGGTAAAGAGACATCTCGCGTCGGGAATCTGCGAcaccgagacagaggcagtggagag